The Gemmatimonadota bacterium genome includes a window with the following:
- a CDS encoding aminotransferase class III-fold pyridoxal phosphate-dependent enzyme, which yields MSVTRSVERSVEQSMHMYRRAEELIPGWTQLISRRASQFASGVSPVYAESAKGARFVDVDGNEYLDMMNAVSAIILGHADDIVDGAVKEQIDRGSIYTLNSPLEIELAEELVDTIPSAEMVRYAKAGGETCALAVRIVRGTTGRDIILFCGYHGWHDWYQSANYLVDPESGEYPFAGIEPIGVPQVLAGTAIPFTYGDLDMLSDLLKKHEGQVAAVMMEPARSELPPPGYLEAVKSLAHEHGALLVFDEVSCGWRFRIGGFQEYTGVTPDVTTLAKAMSNGYAMGAVVGSREAMAPAASMFVSSSYWSDNVGLAAALTTIRELKRRDSVPFFEAMGQLVKKTMNEALASAGLPGACVGLSHNPGLAFDLPDPELTPIVSTLFVQEMSRRGVFTPTSFRVTIAHTEDDVRQLGEAAAEVFELIKSGLDHGNLEQLLECDLKKEPFRRLVR from the coding sequence ATGTCCGTCACCCGTTCCGTAGAACGTTCCGTAGAACAGTCCATGCACATGTACCGGCGGGCCGAGGAACTGATCCCCGGATGGACGCAACTGATCAGCAGGCGGGCAAGCCAGTTTGCCAGCGGCGTCAGCCCCGTCTACGCTGAAAGCGCCAAGGGCGCCCGCTTCGTAGACGTGGACGGCAACGAGTACCTGGACATGATGAACGCGGTCAGCGCCATTATCCTGGGTCACGCCGATGACATCGTTGACGGGGCAGTGAAGGAACAGATCGATCGGGGCAGTATCTATACGCTGAACAGTCCGCTGGAAATCGAACTGGCCGAGGAACTCGTCGATACCATCCCCAGCGCCGAGATGGTGCGGTACGCCAAGGCCGGGGGAGAGACCTGCGCCCTGGCGGTGCGGATCGTGCGGGGAACCACCGGCAGGGACATCATCCTCTTCTGCGGCTACCACGGCTGGCACGACTGGTACCAGTCCGCCAACTATCTCGTCGATCCGGAGAGCGGCGAATACCCTTTCGCCGGCATCGAGCCGATCGGCGTGCCGCAAGTCCTCGCGGGCACGGCCATCCCCTTCACCTACGGGGACCTGGACATGCTCTCGGACCTGCTGAAAAAGCACGAGGGTCAGGTCGCGGCGGTCATGATGGAGCCCGCGCGGTCCGAACTCCCGCCACCGGGGTACCTGGAAGCCGTCAAGTCGCTGGCCCATGAACACGGCGCACTGCTGGTTTTCGACGAGGTGTCCTGCGGATGGCGCTTCCGCATCGGGGGGTTCCAGGAGTATACCGGGGTGACGCCCGACGTTACCACCCTGGCCAAGGCCATGTCGAACGGTTACGCCATGGGCGCCGTCGTGGGCTCCCGTGAAGCCATGGCGCCCGCCGCGTCGATGTTCGTATCCAGTTCCTACTGGAGCGACAACGTGGGCCTGGCCGCCGCACTGACCACCATTCGCGAGTTGAAGCGACGGGACTCGGTACCCTTCTTCGAGGCCATGGGTCAACTGGTCAAGAAGACGATGAACGAAGCCCTCGCGAGCGCGGGACTGCCCGGCGCCTGCGTGGGCCTATCCCACAATCCCGGACTCGCCTTCGACCTGCCCGATCCGGAACTCACCCCCATCGTCTCCACGCTGTTCGTCCAGGAGATGTCGCGCAGGGGCGTTTTTACCCCGACCTCGTTCCGGGTCACCATAGCCCACACGGAAGATGACGTCCGGCAGCTGGGCGAGGCGGCCGCCGAGGTATTCGAGCTCATCAAATCGGGCCTGGACCACGGCAACTTGGAACAACTGCTGGAGTGCGACCTCAAGAAGGAACCCTTCAGGAGGCTGGTCCGGTGA